One part of the Natrinema salinisoli genome encodes these proteins:
- a CDS encoding ABC transporter permease, with protein MTKFQRFLLKRLAISVLLTLIAVSVIFVVLRLLPGSPFEALVTSGNLNQAQIDEIRAMYGLDEPMWKQYINYLGSLLTFQFGYSILRSQPVWDVLEPRLINSLILLVPALVTTAVLSSVVGMYAGWNRGSRLEKFSIVSTTLLRSTPVFITAIFFIIVFAYNLEIVPALGMRSIRATPDGYLETFVSLDFLHHYMLPFTVAVLYYSGDFLLLARNGVVEKRGSEFLKLHRAKGLSEMEQLARAGRNSMLPILTYFTLRLGMIFQGLILLEVVFSWPGIGRELVLAIQQQDYPLVQAAVFIMALAVIIANLAADVLYAYFDPTVSTSGGGSA; from the coding sequence ATGACGAAGTTCCAGCGGTTCCTGCTCAAGCGGCTCGCGATCTCCGTCCTGCTGACGCTGATCGCGGTCTCGGTCATCTTCGTCGTTCTGCGGCTCCTGCCGGGGAGCCCCTTCGAGGCGCTCGTGACTTCGGGGAACCTCAATCAGGCGCAGATCGACGAGATCCGAGCGATGTACGGGCTCGACGAGCCGATGTGGAAACAGTATATCAACTACCTCGGGAGTCTGCTGACCTTCCAGTTCGGCTATTCCATCCTGCGGAGTCAGCCGGTCTGGGACGTCCTCGAGCCGCGGCTGATCAACTCGCTGATCTTGCTCGTTCCGGCCCTCGTGACGACGGCCGTTCTGAGTTCGGTGGTAGGTATGTACGCCGGCTGGAATCGCGGGAGCCGCCTCGAGAAGTTCAGTATCGTTTCGACGACGCTGCTGCGATCGACGCCGGTCTTCATCACGGCGATCTTCTTCATCATCGTCTTCGCATACAATCTGGAGATCGTCCCCGCGCTCGGGATGCGATCGATCCGGGCGACGCCGGACGGCTACCTCGAGACGTTCGTCTCGCTGGACTTCCTCCATCACTACATGCTGCCCTTCACCGTCGCCGTCCTCTACTACAGCGGTGATTTCCTGTTGCTCGCCCGCAACGGCGTCGTCGAGAAGCGGGGATCGGAGTTCCTGAAGCTCCACCGAGCGAAGGGACTCTCGGAGATGGAACAGCTGGCCCGCGCGGGCCGGAACTCGATGCTGCCCATTCTGACGTACTTCACCCTCCGGCTGGGTATGATCTTTCAGGGACTGATCCTGCTCGAGGTGGTCTTCAGCTGGCCCGGTATCGGCCGCGAACTCGTCTTGGCCATCCAGCAGCAGGACTATCCGCTCGTGCAGGCCGCGGTCTTCATCATGGCGCTGGCAGTTATCATCGCGAACCTCGCTGCGGACGTCCTCTACGCGTACTTCGATCCGACGGTCTCCACGAGCGGAGGTGGGTCCGCATGA